One segment of Sphingomonas morindae DNA contains the following:
- a CDS encoding methyl-accepting chemotaxis protein: protein MRLSNLPISRKLTLSFGILLLAFGLLGGLAILKLSTLSDTAEELGVDRRIKLEAAGAIANTVSDVRIAEADHVLARDADTLARSEAAVRTARALIASKIDWLEPRVNLPAMRAALEAFKSENNAYVAVSDQVLALGRREGGEAALAAFRASRPAYDRFSAAADTMRTAQSHVMDERVEAAKSLYRSARLVILIALLGVAGLCVAMLVLLVRSIAAPVTAVTHGLGALARGDRSVTVAVGDRGDEIGLLARAMEGLRAQLEGAEQAKEEQARLIIASIGSGLEALSRGDLTYRVTAELDGNFVKLKNDYNGALDSLATTMAAFTEAASGINSGSVEIRQASEDLSNRTEQQAASLEETAAALSQVTTTVRSAAEDAQRASRVVEAARGDAEQSGQVVKRAVEAMEGIERTAREINDIISVIDGIAFQTNLLALNAGVEAARAGDAGKGFAVVASEVRALAERSAEAAKDIKAKITASGEQVATGVDLVTETGKALGRIVASVGEISGLMGQIATSAEVQSAGLTQVNTAVSEMDSMTQQNAAMAEEATAAARSLAGQADQLAVEVSRFKLDATAGRGTRAPVVPLKRAAPASRKPASRPAIAARGGAAPALRSEEDWTDF, encoded by the coding sequence ATGCGTTTGTCCAATCTTCCAATAAGCCGAAAACTTACTCTAAGTTTCGGTATTCTCCTGCTGGCGTTCGGGCTGCTTGGCGGTCTCGCCATTCTGAAGCTCAGCACCTTGTCCGACACCGCCGAGGAACTCGGCGTCGATCGGCGTATCAAGCTCGAGGCGGCCGGCGCCATCGCCAACACGGTGTCCGATGTGCGGATCGCCGAGGCGGATCATGTTCTCGCGCGCGACGCCGATACGCTCGCGCGCTCCGAAGCGGCGGTTAGGACGGCCCGCGCGCTCATCGCCAGCAAGATCGACTGGCTCGAGCCGCGCGTCAATCTGCCGGCGATGCGGGCCGCGCTCGAGGCATTCAAAAGCGAGAACAACGCCTATGTCGCGGTCTCGGACCAGGTCCTGGCGCTCGGCCGTCGCGAGGGCGGCGAGGCGGCGCTGGCGGCTTTCCGCGCCAGCCGGCCCGCCTATGACCGGTTCAGCGCCGCCGCCGACACGATGCGCACGGCCCAGTCGCATGTCATGGACGAGCGGGTGGAAGCCGCCAAGAGCCTGTACCGCAGCGCGCGGCTGGTGATCCTGATCGCGCTGCTCGGCGTGGCGGGCCTGTGCGTCGCCATGCTCGTGCTGCTGGTGCGGAGCATCGCGGCGCCCGTCACCGCCGTCACCCATGGTCTCGGCGCGCTCGCCCGGGGCGATCGCAGCGTCACCGTCGCGGTGGGGGATCGCGGCGACGAGATCGGCCTGCTGGCGCGCGCCATGGAAGGGCTGCGCGCGCAGCTCGAAGGCGCCGAACAGGCCAAGGAGGAACAGGCGCGACTGATCATCGCGAGCATCGGCAGCGGGCTCGAGGCGCTGTCGCGCGGCGACCTCACCTATCGCGTCACCGCCGAGCTGGACGGAAACTTCGTCAAGCTTAAGAATGATTATAACGGCGCGCTCGACTCGCTGGCGACGACGATGGCGGCCTTCACCGAGGCGGCGAGCGGGATCAACAGCGGCTCGGTCGAGATCCGCCAGGCCTCGGAGGATCTTTCCAACCGCACCGAGCAGCAGGCCGCGAGCCTGGAGGAAACGGCGGCGGCCTTGTCGCAGGTGACGACGACGGTCCGCTCGGCGGCGGAGGACGCGCAGCGCGCGAGCCGGGTCGTCGAGGCGGCGCGCGGCGATGCCGAGCAATCGGGCCAGGTGGTGAAGCGCGCGGTCGAGGCGATGGAGGGGATCGAGCGCACCGCGCGCGAGATCAACGACATCATCAGCGTGATCGACGGCATCGCCTTCCAGACCAATTTGCTCGCGCTCAACGCCGGTGTCGAGGCGGCGCGCGCTGGCGATGCCGGCAAGGGCTTCGCCGTGGTCGCCTCGGAGGTGCGCGCGCTCGCCGAACGGTCGGCCGAAGCCGCCAAGGACATCAAGGCCAAGATCACCGCCTCGGGCGAACAGGTGGCGACGGGCGTCGATCTCGTCACCGAGACGGGCAAGGCGCTCGGCCGGATCGTCGCCTCCGTCGGCGAGATCAGCGGGTTGATGGGCCAGATCGCGACCTCGGCCGAGGTCCAGTCGGCCGGTCTCACCCAGGTCAACACCGCCGTGTCCGAGATGGACTCGATGACCCAGCAGAACGCCGCCATGGCCGAGGAGGCGACCGCCGCGGCGCGCAGCCTCGCCGGCCAGGCGGACCAGCTCGCGGTGGAAGTCTCGCGGTTCAAGCTCGATGCGACGGCCGGACGGGGGACGCGCGCGCCGGTGGTGCCGCTGAAGCGGGCCGCCCCGGCCTCGCGCAAGCCCGCCTCGCGCCCGGCAATCGCCGCGCGAGGCGGTGCCGCCCCCGCGCTGCGCAGCGAGGAGGATTGGACCGACTTCTGA
- a CDS encoding 3'-5' exonuclease: MGIGRIRVIDLETTGSAPPAHGVCEIGWQDVVERDGAWQVDAARGALLIDPGRPIPAVTMAVHHITDADVAGAPFWAAAAPAILRPEGGVIALAAHRAAFEQRFCTPRLTGGAAWICTWKCALRLWPDSPSFSNQVLRYWRRPEGLVQALGLPAHRALPDAYVTAHHLRDMLNTAPLADLLAWSAEPGLLPRVPSGLAHSRHWHELDEAALRRLAKDRGEDVRFSAEMELRRRSGAGEAGGETAAAPPQAQGVLL, from the coding sequence ATGGGCATTGGGCGTATTCGCGTGATCGATCTCGAGACCACCGGCTCGGCGCCGCCCGCGCACGGCGTGTGCGAGATCGGCTGGCAGGATGTGGTGGAGCGCGACGGTGCGTGGCAGGTGGATGCGGCACGCGGCGCATTGCTGATCGATCCGGGCCGACCGATCCCCGCCGTGACGATGGCGGTGCATCATATCACCGACGCCGACGTCGCGGGCGCGCCCTTCTGGGCGGCGGCGGCGCCGGCCATCCTGCGGCCGGAGGGCGGGGTGATCGCGCTCGCGGCGCATCGCGCGGCGTTCGAGCAGCGCTTCTGCACGCCGCGGCTGACCGGGGGCGCGGCCTGGATCTGCACCTGGAAATGCGCGCTGCGGCTCTGGCCGGACAGCCCGAGCTTCTCCAACCAGGTGCTGCGCTATTGGCGGCGGCCCGAAGGGCTGGTGCAGGCGCTGGGCCTGCCCGCGCATCGCGCTTTGCCGGACGCCTATGTCACCGCGCATCATCTGCGCGACATGCTCAACACCGCGCCGCTCGCCGATCTGCTCGCCTGGAGCGCCGAACCCGGCCTCTTGCCGCGCGTGCCGAGCGGATTGGCGCACAGCCGCCACTGGCACGAACTGGACGAGGCGGCGCTGCGGCGGCTGGCAAAGGATCGCGGCGAGGATGTGCGCTTCTCCGCCGAGATGGAGCTGCGTCGCCGGAGCGGCGCGGGCGAGGCGGGCGGCGAGACGGCGGCGGCGCCCCCTCAGGCGCAGGGCGTGCTGCTATAG
- a CDS encoding SPL family radical SAM protein, with product MSAVRPAGAARRGWWPKRLLLTRAARDWAHGRAMAERAAAAGTEVIELDGDRLSLRFSEDPRRAYVEAKATVAVVVAPPSKRRLQPIAPSADWRVDLAEGCPAHCSYCYLAGSLKGPPITRVYANLPEILNALPAYLGQGQVTSRSAARAGEGTSFEASCYTDPLALEPLTGSLAAMIAWFGGWEAAASLRFTSKFADVTPLLALAHGGRTRMRASLNPRGYARFEGGTAPVAARLRALRAMAEAGYRIGLTIAPIIAAPGWESAYGALIDEAAAALHGVPALDCTIELITHRYNPGSKAVLQSWYPGSDLDMSGQDRTTKRTRFGAEKQVYDAATMRALRGFFEQRLADRLPAARILYWT from the coding sequence ATGAGCGCGGTGCGGCCGGCAGGCGCGGCGCGGCGCGGCTGGTGGCCCAAGCGGCTGCTGCTCACCCGCGCGGCGCGCGACTGGGCGCATGGCCGCGCCATGGCGGAGCGCGCCGCCGCCGCCGGAACCGAGGTGATCGAGCTAGACGGCGATCGGCTGTCGCTCCGCTTTTCCGAGGATCCGCGGCGCGCCTATGTCGAGGCCAAGGCGACGGTGGCGGTGGTGGTGGCGCCGCCCTCCAAGCGCCGGCTCCAGCCGATCGCGCCGAGCGCCGACTGGCGGGTCGATCTCGCCGAGGGCTGCCCGGCGCATTGCAGCTATTGCTATCTCGCCGGCTCGCTGAAAGGCCCCCCGATCACCCGCGTCTACGCCAATCTGCCCGAGATACTGAACGCGCTGCCGGCCTATCTCGGCCAGGGCCAGGTCACCAGCCGCAGCGCCGCGCGCGCCGGCGAGGGCACGAGTTTCGAGGCCTCGTGCTACACCGATCCGCTCGCGCTCGAGCCGCTGACCGGCTCGCTCGCCGCCATGATCGCCTGGTTCGGCGGCTGGGAGGCGGCGGCCAGCCTGCGCTTCACCAGCAAGTTCGCCGATGTGACCCCGCTGCTCGCCCTTGCCCATGGCGGGCGGACGCGGATGCGCGCCTCGCTCAACCCGCGCGGCTATGCGCGCTTCGAGGGCGGCACCGCGCCCGTCGCCGCGCGGCTGCGCGCGCTGCGCGCCATGGCGGAGGCGGGCTATCGGATCGGGCTCACCATCGCGCCGATCATCGCCGCGCCCGGCTGGGAAAGCGCCTATGGCGCGCTGATCGACGAGGCCGCCGCCGCGCTGCACGGCGTGCCGGCGCTGGATTGCACGATCGAGCTTATCACCCATCGCTACAATCCCGGCTCCAAGGCGGTGCTGCAGAGCTGGTATCCGGGCTCCGATCTCGACATGAGCGGACAGGACCGCACCACCAAGCGCACCCGCTTCGGCGCCGAGAAGCAGGTCTATGATGCCGCGACGATGCGCGCGCTGCGCGGCTTCTTCGAACAGAGGCTGGCGGACAGGCTACCGGCGGCGCGCATCCTCTACTGGACCTGA
- a CDS encoding MarC family protein: MELSPIPVGTAIGAFLLAFPALFSIVNPIGAALIFNEVMGDRTPAERRLFARRIALYALIVLLVSLWLGGYVLNFFGVSLSALRIAGGIVVAVRAWSLLMQPEVHEERKASAAEPAHGAADDVAFFPLTMPLTTGPGTIAVAIALSSQRPASGAGLLGFFGGVSLAAGCVAALIWLCYRGADSVVALLGPGGARVMSRLIAFLLLCVGVQIMITGVLGVADLIRTGHG, from the coding sequence ATGGAGCTGAGCCCGATCCCCGTGGGCACCGCGATCGGCGCCTTCCTGCTCGCCTTCCCGGCCCTGTTCTCGATCGTCAATCCGATCGGCGCGGCGCTGATCTTCAACGAGGTGATGGGCGACCGTACCCCCGCCGAGCGGCGCCTGTTCGCCCGCCGCATCGCGCTCTACGCGCTGATCGTGCTGCTCGTCTCGCTGTGGCTGGGGGGCTATGTGCTCAACTTCTTCGGCGTCAGCCTCAGCGCGCTGCGCATCGCCGGCGGCATCGTCGTCGCGGTCCGCGCGTGGAGCCTGCTGATGCAGCCCGAAGTGCATGAGGAGCGCAAGGCCAGCGCCGCCGAGCCCGCCCATGGCGCGGCCGACGATGTCGCCTTCTTCCCGCTCACCATGCCGCTCACCACCGGGCCGGGCACGATCGCGGTGGCGATCGCCCTGTCCTCGCAGCGCCCGGCGAGCGGGGCGGGGCTGCTCGGCTTCTTCGGCGGCGTCAGCCTCGCGGCGGGCTGCGTCGCGGCGCTGATCTGGCTCTGCTATCGCGGCGCGGACAGCGTGGTGGCGCTGCTCGGCCCCGGCGGCGCGCGGGTGATGTCGCGGCTGATCGCCTTCCTGCTGCTCTGCGTCGGCGTGCAGATCATGATCACCGGCGTGCTCGGCGTCGCCGATCTGATCCGCACCGGCCATGGCTGA
- a CDS encoding PAS domain-containing protein, with protein MSDDVFDPARRGPASIEIEESAAAGREDEDAPPPFLRDGGLCGARIAAIDWGATPLGPLPLWPASLRAAVSLMLRAPVPMVLLWGEGGILLHNDAYIGFAGDRDAAPLGRPLRDAWPEARGFVDEVLATGLAGGTLRLRDQERVLIRNGRPVPVWLDLDFSPVPDETGAPVGVLGILTETTERVTASRRTAFLLALSDALRGLATPAEIMALTAERVGAWLNASRVFYAEIAEGVMTVESDHARGVDSIVGVHSLTSFGPDLLRAYEAGRPVVVQDVGGDPRLSAEARAGLTARQVGAFVDVVLFQEARWVGLLAVQNAGPRLWTPAEESLIQEVGERVKVAVERARAEQRLREMKDTLEQQVIARTAELRRFHEIVEATAAPICAFDTDYRLIAFNRAHNAEFERVHGFETRIGDVFPDLFADTQRAQMRALMARALAGEAFTAVARFGRADQDMPLWEISYTPLRDEAGAVIGAFHQASDITDRMAAQAELEAAQEALRQSQKMEAMGQLTGGVAHDFNNLLTPIIGSLDMLVRKDLGGARERRLIDAALQSAERAKTLVQRLLAFARRQPLQPTAVDVGRLIDNLAALLRSTLGPTIQLRMVLGADLPPAMADAHQLEMALLNLAVNARDAMPQGGMLTIAAHRETVAAGAAAPVPAGRYLRVEVADTGAGMDEATRRRAVEPFFSTKGVGQGTGLGLSMVHGLMAQLGGALTISSAPGTGTRIALWLPISPTAAADEPRRAADVTSGAARGTALLVDDEPLVRMSTADMLLDLGYQVIEAESADAALRMIREGLAPDLLLTDHLMPGMSGAELARTLRAERPALPVLIISGYAEADGIEADLPRLTKPFRNADLAASLAAL; from the coding sequence ATGAGCGACGATGTCTTCGATCCCGCGCGGCGCGGCCCGGCCTCGATCGAGATCGAGGAAAGCGCCGCCGCCGGGCGCGAGGACGAAGACGCGCCGCCGCCCTTTCTGCGCGACGGCGGCCTGTGCGGCGCGCGCATCGCCGCGATCGACTGGGGGGCGACGCCGCTCGGCCCGCTGCCGCTCTGGCCGGCGAGCCTGCGCGCGGCCGTGTCGCTCATGCTGCGCGCGCCGGTGCCGATGGTGTTGCTCTGGGGCGAAGGCGGCATCCTGCTGCACAACGACGCCTATATCGGCTTTGCCGGCGATCGCGACGCGGCGCCGCTGGGTCGGCCGTTGCGCGACGCCTGGCCCGAGGCGCGCGGCTTTGTCGATGAGGTGCTGGCGACCGGGCTGGCCGGCGGCACGCTGCGCCTGCGCGATCAGGAGCGGGTGCTGATCCGCAATGGCCGGCCCGTGCCGGTGTGGCTCGATCTCGATTTCTCGCCCGTGCCCGACGAGACCGGCGCGCCGGTGGGCGTGCTCGGCATCCTCACCGAAACGACGGAGCGCGTCACCGCCAGCCGGCGCACGGCCTTTCTGCTCGCCCTGTCGGACGCGCTGCGCGGGCTCGCCACCCCGGCCGAGATCATGGCGCTCACCGCCGAGCGCGTGGGGGCGTGGCTTAATGCCAGCCGCGTCTTCTATGCCGAGATCGCCGAGGGGGTGATGACGGTGGAGAGCGACCATGCGCGCGGCGTGGATTCGATCGTCGGCGTCCATTCGCTGACCTCCTTCGGCCCCGATCTGCTGCGCGCCTATGAGGCCGGGCGGCCGGTGGTGGTGCAGGATGTCGGCGGCGATCCGCGGCTGAGCGCCGAGGCGCGGGCGGGGCTGACGGCGCGCCAGGTCGGCGCCTTCGTGGATGTCGTGCTGTTCCAGGAAGCGCGCTGGGTGGGGCTGCTGGCGGTGCAGAATGCCGGGCCGCGGCTCTGGACCCCGGCCGAGGAGAGCCTGATCCAGGAGGTGGGCGAGCGCGTCAAGGTGGCGGTGGAGCGGGCGCGCGCCGAGCAGCGGCTCCGCGAGATGAAGGACACGCTGGAGCAGCAGGTGATCGCGCGCACCGCCGAGCTGCGCCGCTTCCACGAGATCGTCGAGGCGACGGCGGCGCCGATCTGCGCCTTCGACACCGATTATCGGCTGATCGCCTTCAACCGCGCGCACAATGCCGAGTTCGAGCGGGTCCATGGCTTCGAGACCCGGATCGGCGATGTCTTTCCCGATCTCTTCGCCGACACGCAGCGCGCGCAGATGCGGGCGCTGATGGCGCGCGCGCTGGCGGGCGAGGCTTTTACCGCGGTGGCGCGCTTCGGGCGCGCCGACCAGGACATGCCGCTCTGGGAGATCAGCTACACTCCGTTGCGCGACGAAGCCGGCGCGGTGATCGGCGCCTTTCACCAGGCCAGCGACATCACCGACAGAATGGCCGCCCAGGCCGAGCTGGAGGCCGCGCAGGAGGCGCTGCGGCAAAGCCAGAAGATGGAGGCGATGGGCCAGCTGACCGGTGGCGTCGCGCATGATTTCAACAATCTTCTCACGCCGATCATCGGCTCGCTCGATATGCTGGTGCGCAAGGATCTGGGCGGCGCGCGCGAGCGCCGGCTGATCGACGCGGCGCTGCAATCGGCCGAGCGCGCCAAGACGCTGGTGCAGCGGCTGCTCGCCTTCGCGCGGCGCCAGCCGCTGCAGCCGACGGCGGTGGATGTCGGCCGGCTGATCGACAATCTCGCGGCGCTGCTGCGCTCCACGCTGGGGCCCACCATCCAGCTGCGGATGGTGCTGGGGGCCGATCTGCCGCCCGCCATGGCCGATGCCCATCAGCTCGAAATGGCCCTGCTCAACCTTGCCGTGAACGCGCGCGACGCCATGCCTCAGGGCGGCATGCTCACCATCGCCGCGCATCGCGAAACGGTGGCGGCGGGCGCGGCGGCGCCGGTCCCGGCGGGGCGCTATCTCCGTGTCGAAGTCGCCGATACCGGAGCCGGCATGGACGAGGCGACGCGGCGGCGCGCGGTCGAGCCCTTCTTCTCCACCAAGGGCGTGGGCCAGGGCACCGGGCTCGGCCTGTCGATGGTGCACGGGCTGATGGCGCAGCTGGGCGGCGCGCTGACGATCAGCAGCGCGCCCGGCACGGGCACGCGGATCGCGCTCTGGCTGCCGATCAGCCCCACCGCCGCCGCCGACGAGCCCCGGCGCGCGGCGGACGTGACCAGCGGCGCGGCGCGCGGGACCGCGCTGCTGGTGGATGACGAGCCGCTCGTCCGCATGAGCACCGCCGACATGCTGCTCGACCTCGGCTATCAGGTGATCGAGGCCGAGTCCGCCGATGCGGCGCTGCGCATGATCCGCGAAGGCCTCGCGCCCGACCTGCTGCTGACCGACCATCTCATGCCGGGGATGAGCGGCGCCGAGCTGGCGCGGACGCTGCGCGCGGAACGGCCGGCGCTGCCGGTGCTGATCATCTCCGGCTATGCCGAGGCCGATGGCATCGAGGCCGATCTGCCGCGGCTGACCAAGCCGTTCCGCAACGCCGATCTCGCCGCGAGCCTCGCCGCGCTGTGA
- a CDS encoding alginate export family protein — translation MVTQKAKRLGRGAAGLLALLGAVPAPALAATPWTLHDALDLPAALTVKLGIRARLEGLEGQFRPTGPESDHFVSFRTDLLVDYDDGRIVAGGELRDARGYGEKHDSTVGVSDINALEPLQAYLGLGLKGVGGQGAGGRAIAGRYTLETGAGRLIGRPDFSNSINSYTGVLLDWHSAAKDRLVLFANEPSSRLPNDSTGIHDNRITVDAAHRSLRFFGGDVTKAALLPHLLGEAYYYRLAERDRPDLPTRNRHLATYGARLQLAPRAGHPDFEFEFANQVGRARATTAITDRTDLPVRARLVHGELGWRLPIRTVARLSLHGDLATGDDRDPHRYTRFDTLFGASRADFGPTGLYGAVTRSNLRSVGLRAETTPTPRLDMFAMTRLLWLDQPTDAFAATAVRDRTGRSGRFAGTQVEGRVRYWLIAKQLKVDVGGAVLAKGRFLRDAPNARADGDSHYGFIDLALDI, via the coding sequence ATGGTGACACAGAAGGCGAAGCGCCTTGGGCGCGGCGCGGCCGGTCTGTTGGCGCTGCTCGGCGCCGTGCCGGCACCGGCGCTCGCGGCCACGCCCTGGACGCTGCACGATGCGCTGGACCTGCCCGCCGCGCTGACGGTGAAGCTTGGCATCCGGGCGCGGCTGGAAGGGCTGGAGGGGCAGTTTCGCCCGACCGGGCCGGAGAGCGATCATTTCGTCTCCTTCCGCACCGATCTGCTGGTCGATTACGACGATGGCCGGATCGTCGCCGGCGGCGAGCTGCGCGACGCGCGCGGCTATGGCGAGAAGCATGATTCTACCGTGGGCGTCAGCGACATCAACGCGCTGGAGCCGCTCCAGGCCTATCTCGGCCTAGGGCTCAAAGGCGTGGGCGGCCAGGGCGCCGGCGGCCGCGCGATCGCCGGCCGCTACACGCTCGAAACGGGCGCCGGCCGGCTCATCGGCCGCCCCGATTTCTCGAACAGCATCAACAGCTATACCGGCGTGCTGCTGGACTGGCACTCGGCCGCCAAGGATCGGCTGGTGCTGTTCGCCAACGAGCCGAGCAGCCGCCTGCCCAACGACAGCACCGGCATTCACGACAATCGCATCACCGTCGACGCGGCGCATCGCTCGCTGCGCTTCTTCGGCGGCGACGTGACCAAGGCGGCGCTGCTGCCGCACCTGCTGGGCGAAGCCTATTATTACCGGCTCGCCGAGCGCGACCGTCCGGATCTGCCGACGCGCAACCGCCATCTCGCCACCTATGGCGCGCGCCTGCAGCTGGCGCCGCGCGCGGGCCACCCCGATTTCGAGTTCGAATTCGCCAACCAGGTGGGCCGCGCGCGCGCCACCACCGCGATCACCGACCGCACCGATCTGCCGGTGCGCGCGCGGCTGGTGCATGGCGAGCTGGGCTGGCGGCTGCCGATCCGCACCGTGGCGCGGCTGTCGCTGCACGGCGATCTCGCCACCGGCGACGATCGCGATCCGCACCGCTACACGCGCTTCGACACGCTGTTCGGCGCCTCGCGCGCCGATTTCGGACCGACCGGCCTCTATGGCGCGGTGACGCGCAGCAATCTCCGCTCGGTGGGTCTGCGCGCCGAGACGACGCCCACGCCGCGGCTCGATATGTTCGCCATGACGCGGCTGCTCTGGCTGGATCAGCCGACCGACGCCTTCGCCGCCACGGCGGTGCGCGATCGCACCGGCCGCTCGGGCCGGTTCGCCGGCACCCAGGTGGAGGGGCGGGTGCGCTACTGGCTCATCGCCAAGCAGCTCAAAGTCGACGTGGGCGGCGCCGTGCTCGCCAAGGGCCGCTTCCTGCGCGACGCTCCCAATGCGCGCGCCGATGGCGACAGCCATTACGGCTTTATCGATCTCGCCCTCGATATCTGA
- a CDS encoding ABC1 kinase family protein has translation MADEEFARGRAVPGGRLARLGRFGRLAGGVAGGVLAEGARRLAAGERPRLDAMLLTPANALRLADQLAHLRGAAMKLGQMLSLDAGDILPPEFAQILARLREDAQPMPPRQLDQVLTAEWGAAWRDRLSGFQGRPLAAASIGQVHRARSADGRELAIKIQYPGIARSIDADVDNVATLLRVSGLVPRELDIAPLLAEAKRQLHEEADYLREAAMMARYAALVGDDPAYRVPRPDAALTTPRLLAMDYVEGVPIESLVSAPQATRDRVAGALVRLVLRELFVFGVMQTDPNFANYRWNAAEERLVLLDFGAARPVAPETAAAYRRLLVAGLAGDRDAVRDAAVAAGFLGAAAVARHRAAVDRIVAIIVSEMDRPGPFDFGDRGFLGEVRGEALTMAGDRATWHVPPAAMLFAQRKISGTALLAARLKARVDVRALVDEALAATPEGLVTVPS, from the coding sequence ATGGCGGACGAGGAGTTTGCGCGGGGGCGGGCGGTGCCGGGCGGCCGGCTGGCGCGGCTGGGCCGCTTCGGCCGGCTGGCGGGCGGTGTCGCCGGCGGCGTGCTGGCGGAAGGCGCGCGGCGCCTGGCCGCGGGCGAGCGCCCGCGGCTCGACGCGATGCTGCTCACCCCCGCCAATGCGCTGCGGCTGGCGGACCAGCTGGCGCATCTGCGCGGCGCGGCGATGAAGCTGGGCCAGATGCTGTCGCTGGACGCGGGCGACATCTTGCCGCCCGAATTCGCGCAGATCCTCGCCCGGCTGCGCGAGGATGCGCAGCCCATGCCGCCACGCCAGCTGGACCAGGTGCTGACCGCCGAATGGGGCGCGGCGTGGCGCGACAGACTGTCCGGCTTCCAGGGCCGCCCGCTCGCCGCCGCCTCGATCGGCCAGGTGCATCGCGCGCGCAGCGCGGACGGGCGCGAGCTGGCGATCAAGATCCAATATCCCGGGATCGCCCGCAGCATCGATGCCGATGTCGACAATGTCGCGACGCTGCTCCGCGTCTCGGGGCTGGTGCCGCGCGAACTCGACATCGCGCCGCTGCTCGCCGAGGCCAAGCGCCAGCTGCACGAGGAGGCGGACTATCTGCGCGAGGCGGCGATGATGGCGCGCTATGCCGCGCTGGTGGGCGATGATCCCGCCTATCGCGTGCCGCGCCCCGACGCGGCGCTCACCACGCCGCGACTGCTGGCGATGGACTATGTCGAGGGCGTGCCGATCGAGAGCCTGGTCTCGGCCCCGCAGGCGACGCGCGACCGCGTGGCGGGCGCGCTGGTGCGGCTGGTGCTGCGCGAGCTGTTCGTGTTCGGCGTGATGCAGACCGATCCCAATTTCGCCAATTACCGCTGGAACGCTGCCGAGGAGCGGCTGGTGCTGCTCGACTTCGGCGCCGCGCGCCCGGTCGCCCCCGAGACGGCGGCCGCCTATCGCCGGCTGCTCGTGGCGGGGCTTGCCGGGGATCGCGACGCGGTGCGGGACGCGGCGGTGGCGGCGGGGTTTCTGGGTGCGGCGGCGGTGGCGCGCCATCGCGCGGCGGTGGATCGCATCGTCGCCATCATCGTCAGCGAGATGGATCGCCCCGGCCCCTTCGATTTCGGGGATCGCGGCTTCCTCGGCGAGGTGCGGGGCGAGGCGCTCACTATGGCCGGCGATCGCGCCACCTGGCACGTGCCGCCCGCCGCCATGCTGTTCGCGCAGCGCAAGATCAGCGGCACGGCGCTGCTCGCGGCGCGGCTCAAGGCGCGGGTGGATGTGCGTGCGCTGGTGGACGAAGCGCTCGCCGCGACGCCGGAAGGCCTTGTAACCGTTCCGTCGTAA
- a CDS encoding arsenic transporter produces the protein MNLASGCTWGICAAATAGVIGRPWRLPEWIWAVAGAAALLLLGLMPLAAAASAVAKGLDVYFFLTGMMLLSETARAHGLFDWVAATAVNAARGSRPRLFLLVYGTGVIVTTFLSNDATAVVLTPAVYVAARKAGAEPLPLLFACALIANAASFVLPISNPANLVLYGGHMPPLGQWFASFAWPSVAAIVVTYAVLRGVERRRIAGACARDVPRDPLGLGGAAALAAILLTALLLLALSALDRPLGLPTALAGIATALLVSALTKRTPLALARCVSWGVLPLVAGLFVLVEALDRTGITAALARMLAQAARADPQRAGALAGTILAFACNLMNNLPAGLIAATAITDAHAPRALVDGLLIGVDLGPNLSVTGSLATILWLQAIRREGESVGFGQFLAIGALAMPTALAAALAARLLL, from the coding sequence ATGAATCTGGCGAGTGGCTGCACCTGGGGCATCTGCGCCGCCGCCACCGCCGGCGTGATCGGCCGGCCCTGGCGCCTCCCCGAATGGATCTGGGCGGTGGCCGGCGCGGCGGCGCTGCTGCTCTTGGGCCTGATGCCGCTCGCCGCCGCCGCCAGCGCCGTCGCCAAGGGGCTGGACGTCTATTTCTTCCTGACGGGGATGATGCTGCTCAGCGAAACGGCGCGCGCGCACGGCCTGTTCGATTGGGTCGCCGCCACCGCCGTCAACGCCGCGCGCGGATCGCGGCCGAGGCTGTTCCTGCTCGTCTATGGCACGGGCGTGATCGTCACCACCTTCCTGTCCAACGATGCGACCGCGGTGGTGCTCACGCCGGCGGTCTATGTCGCGGCGCGCAAGGCCGGCGCGGAGCCCTTGCCGCTGCTCTTCGCCTGCGCGCTGATCGCCAATGCCGCCAGCTTCGTGCTGCCCATCTCCAACCCCGCCAATCTCGTCCTCTACGGCGGCCATATGCCGCCGCTGGGACAATGGTTCGCCTCCTTCGCCTGGCCTTCGGTCGCCGCCATCGTGGTGACCTATGCGGTGCTGCGCGGCGTGGAGCGGCGCCGCATCGCCGGTGCCTGCGCGCGCGACGTGCCGCGCGATCCGCTGGGCCTGGGCGGCGCGGCGGCGCTGGCGGCGATCCTGCTCACCGCGCTGCTGCTGCTGGCGCTGTCCGCGCTCGATCGCCCGCTCGGCCTGCCGACCGCGCTCGCCGGCATCGCCACCGCGCTGCTGGTTTCGGCGCTGACGAAGCGCACGCCGCTGGCGCTGGCGCGCTGCGTCTCATGGGGGGTGCTGCCGCTGGTGGCGGGGCTGTTCGTGCTGGTGGAGGCGCTGGACCGCACCGGCATCACCGCCGCGCTCGCCCGGATGCTGGCGCAGGCGGCGCGCGCCGATCCCCAGCGCGCGGGCGCGCTCGCCGGCACGATCCTCGCCTTCGCGTGCAACCTGATGAACAATCTGCCCGCCGGGCTGATCGCGGCGACCGCGATCACCGATGCCCATGCGCCGCGCGCGCTGGTCGACGGGCTGCTGATCGGCGTCGATCTCGGGCCCAATCTCTCGGTCACCGGATCGCTGGCGACGATCCTGTGGCTTCAGGCGATCCGCCGCGAGGGCGAGAGCGTCGGCTTCGGCCAGTTCCTCGCGATCGGCGCGCTCGCCATGCCGACCGCGCTCGCCGCCGCGCTGGCGGCGCGGCTGCTCCTGTAG